Below is a window of Candidatus Kapaibacterium sp. DNA.
AAAACTCATGCAGTTGATTTAACATTGAATCCTGAAGACTTTTCAAGAAAACCACTGATTTCTAAACCCGTATTTGTTACTAAAAATCCCGGAATTAGTGAGTTCATCTATTCTCCCTTCATTTTGGGTGGCAACGTTGCCTTCTCTGCTGATAATTCTACTATTTTGATACCATTATCCTATGCAAATGAATTCGACAGCTTCAATTTTATTCTCCAAAGTAAGGCTGATTCGGAAATGCTTTATAATGTTGATGATTTCAAATTGAGTGGTAGAATGGAATTGATTCAGTCTGACGGGCTTGTCATAAACGAAGAACCAATTTTCATTAGAGTAGCAGGATTTACCGAAAAAATGTTCGATTTGAATTATGGAATGTTGCGACTTGAATTGCCCGAACAGTCCTTATTGCCGGGTGATTATACCTTAGCAGTTTATAAAGATGGTTCTCGTGATACTTCACAAATTGAGTTTAAGGTGCTTTGGCATGATATGCCCTTAGCATTGCGCGATTTGGACTATGCCATAAATTCGACATTTTATTTGTTGAATGATGAAGATTTTGAAGCCATGAAATCCGGAAATAAGGAGGAAAAGCGGAGAAAATTCCTCGAATTTTGGAAATTGAAAGACCCGACACCACTGACACCATACAATGAGGCTTTGACGCAATACTTTAGCAGAGTTGATTTCGCATTTTTCAATTTCCAAACTATAACACAACGAGACGGCTCCAAAACCGATAAAGGCAAAATTTATATATTATTTGGTGCACCCGACAATATCAAAAAGGAACTGATAAATGCCAAAAGCTTCGATGTTTGGCGATATACAGCTTTGAATAAGACTTTTTATTTCGAGTCCCAACCGAAAGGCATTTTCAAATTGACGAAAATCGTAGAGTAATTTTAGTATGGTTCCCAGCTTTCACCTTCGCAAGGAATGTAGTCTTTGCTCACGTGTTCATCATAAATATTGCAACTTTGGGCTCCTTTGTTGAAGTGTTTACACGAGCCACAAAGCGTTTCTTCGGCGAAATTTTCGATTCGTTTAGCATATTTCTCATATTGACGGTATGCCGGAAAGGCTACAAATGCCCAAATGAAAAACAGAGAAACCCACCAATAGTCGTTGCCTCTGATAGAATCCATCAAAAAGAAGAAAGCAATCAATACTATTGTCGCACGTAGCAGCACACCCCAAACTATAGAGCCTGTGGTTATTATTGGTGCTCTTGAGTTGCTGTCTTCGTCAGAACCTTCTCTGAACATTAAGACATCAACTGTTTTATCATATATACTTTTCATATTATTCTCTTTTAATAAAATATGACGATTTTGGGAACTATTGTTTTAATTTGTTATTAACCTGATATTTGCAAAAAGTGGAAGACTTGTGGAAAACGATATTGTAATTATAGGTAAATTTAAAGGTTGGAAAATTACATAAAAATATTACCGGATTTCATTGCCAACCAAATTGCGGCAGGTGAAGTCGTTCAACGACCCGAATCTGTAGTCAAGGAATTGGTCGAAAACTCTATTGATGCAGGTGCTGATAGTATCGGTATATTTGTCAAGAATGCCGGAAAATCACTCATCCATATTATTGACAATGGCAGAGGAATGTCCGAAACAGATCTCGCCTTGAGTGTTCGCCGCCATGCTACAAGCAAAATTCTATCAGTCAGCGATTTGGACGAAATACGCACATTCGGGTTTAGGGGAGAGGCACTCGCTTCGATTTGCTCGGTTTCTCATGTAGAAATCAAAACTAAGCGTGAAATTGACAAATTCGGCTACAAACTCATTGCCGAACCGAATTCCGAAATAGTAATCGAACCTGTGAATTGCGACAAAGGCACTCAGATTATAGTCCGGAACCTGTTTTTCAATGTTCCCGCTCGACGCAAATTTTTGAAATCAAATCTCACTGAATTCAGGCATATTTCCGATACTATTACGAAAATCGCTTTAGCTTACCCCGAAATTCGATTCACTTTTTATGACGATGATAATTTGATTTTCGATTCTCCCAAGCAAGGCGATATCGAGCGAATTGCGCAGATATTGGGTGAACACTATGCCGCCGAAGTTATTCCACTCAATTTCAAAAACGATTATATCAGCTTTGAAGGGCATATCGGCAAGCCATCACTATCTCGGCAAAATCGCTCGGGACAATTTCTATATCTAAATCGCCGACCAATATTTTCGCCATCACTCAATCATGCAGTGTTTTCTGCATATGAACATCTGCTTGAAAAAAATCAAAAGCCGCTCTTCATCATTAATATGACGATTGATTTTTCGAGAGTCGATGTCAACGTCCACCCACAGAAGCATGAAGTCAAATTTGAAGATGAGCGATACATATATAATTTATTGATGAATTCTGTGGCAAACACATTGTCCGATAATGATTTAGCACCAGTATTTGTGCCGGACCTTGTGGCTTCACATTCACCTTTTATCAGTACCTCAGACTCTGAAAAAGGTGCGAAAATATTGGTGAATACAGTTACCGGAGAAATAATAGAAAATCATAATCGGCAGTATCATGATTTCCCGGCAAGGAAGGATTTCGTGTCTCACGGCTCAATTTCCGGCTCAAATTGGCGTTCTGCGTACGATGAAATTTTCGAGCGAAAAAACGGAGATAGTGTACTACAATTGGATTTAAATGCAAATTCGGAACAAAAATCCTTCGGCAAAACTATGCAAATTGACGGAAAATTCATCTTGGCTGACTTCAATGGCGGCTTGTTCATCTTAGACCAATCTCGTGCATCACGAAAAGTCATCTTTGAAAAAATCCGGAAAGCT
It encodes the following:
- a CDS encoding GWxTD domain-containing protein, whose translation is MKLIISIISIIFLFQLHINAQGFSDRSTYYSYGTKMYAESFYQPIAGNDSIEITLMFKIVHHTLSFVKATESDRENQFSATPSIEIIMKDSDGIIRNRIRWKDTIYVNRYEDTESKDKFAVGFVLFNMMPGIYNTQITLLDAYDKKTHAVDLTLNPEDFSRKPLISKPVFVTKNPGISEFIYSPFILGGNVAFSADNSTILIPLSYANEFDSFNFILQSKADSEMLYNVDDFKLSGRMELIQSDGLVINEEPIFIRVAGFTEKMFDLNYGMLRLELPEQSLLPGDYTLAVYKDGSRDTSQIEFKVLWHDMPLALRDLDYAINSTFYLLNDEDFEAMKSGNKEEKRRKFLEFWKLKDPTPLTPYNEALTQYFSRVDFAFFNFQTITQRDGSKTDKGKIYILFGAPDNIKKELINAKSFDVWRYTALNKTFYFESQPKGIFKLTKIVE
- the mutL gene encoding DNA mismatch repair endonuclease MutL; the encoded protein is MENYIKILPDFIANQIAAGEVVQRPESVVKELVENSIDAGADSIGIFVKNAGKSLIHIIDNGRGMSETDLALSVRRHATSKILSVSDLDEIRTFGFRGEALASICSVSHVEIKTKREIDKFGYKLIAEPNSEIVIEPVNCDKGTQIIVRNLFFNVPARRKFLKSNLTEFRHISDTITKIALAYPEIRFTFYDDDNLIFDSPKQGDIERIAQILGEHYAAEVIPLNFKNDYISFEGHIGKPSLSRQNRSGQFLYLNRRPIFSPSLNHAVFSAYEHLLEKNQKPLFIINMTIDFSRVDVNVHPQKHEVKFEDERYIYNLLMNSVANTLSDNDLAPVFVPDLVASHSPFISTSDSEKGAKILVNTVTGEIIENHNRQYHDFPARKDFVSHGSISGSNWRSAYDEIFERKNGDSVLQLDLNANSEQKSFGKTMQIDGKFILADFNGGLFILDQSRASRKVIFEKIRKAASNSASRAVQILIFPLVVSLTPIEMGIVSKIRKDLNTIGFEFDIEGDILSINSVPQYIVQGRESIIFKELIHELTEEKSLSSDKQFEQVLIKFAKKSAISYNTILSESEQTQLVSDLLNCENPLFTADGLKIGIIIKSEDILHKLFEIY